A region from the Coffea eugenioides isolate CCC68of chromosome 9, Ceug_1.0, whole genome shotgun sequence genome encodes:
- the LOC113782457 gene encoding agamous-like MADS-box protein AGL23, which produces MEENAVILNKRNFGGRRKIQIKKIEKKKNLLVSFSKRRAGLFRKAEEYSKKSGAQVAILVQSPGGRFFTFGGPDSASVDSILDQYLAGMMPSSSSSASCKNGTVVDDQGKSKPVEIEENTMEE; this is translated from the coding sequence ATGGAGGAGAACGCCGTAATACTGAATAAAAGAAACTTCGGTGGTCGAAGAAAGattcaaatcaagaaaattgagaagaagaagaacttgCTAGTCTCGTTTTCTAAACGTCGTGCAGGCTTGTTCAGGAAAGCTGAGGAATACAGCAAAAAATCTGGGGCTCAAGTTGCTATCCTTGTCCAATCTCCAGGTGGTAGATTCTTTACCTTCGGTGGTCCTGACTCTGCTTCGGTAGACTCCATTCTTGACCAGTATCTTGCTGGCATGATGCCTTCATCTTCAAGTTCTGCTTCTTGTAAGAATGGTACTGTTGTTGATGATCAGGGAAAGAGTAAGCCTGTGGAGATTGAAGAAAATACTATGGAAGAATAG